One segment of Tenrec ecaudatus isolate mTenEca1 chromosome 1, mTenEca1.hap1, whole genome shotgun sequence DNA contains the following:
- the LOC142427914 gene encoding histone H4 yields MSGRGKGGKGLGKGGAKRHRKVLRDNIQGITKPAIRRLARRGGVKRISGLIYEETRGVLKVFLENVIRDAVTYTEHAKRKTVTAMDVVYALKRQGRTLYGFGG; encoded by the coding sequence ATGTCTGGCCGCGGCAAAGGCGGGAAGGGTCTGGGCAAAGGCGGCGCCAAGCGGCACCGCAAGGTGCTCCGCGACAACATCCAGGGCATCACCAAGCCCGCCATCCGCCGGCTGGCTCGGCGCGGCGGCGTCAAGCGCATCTCGGGGCTCATCTACGAGGAGACGCGCGGCGTCCTCAAGGTGTTCCTGGAGAACGTGATCCGCGACGCCGTCACCTACACGGAGCACGCCAAGCGCAAGACGGTCACGGCCATGGACGTGGTCTACGCGCTCAAGCGCCAGGGACGCACCCTCTACGGCTTCGGCGGCTGA